The following proteins come from a genomic window of Lycium ferocissimum isolate CSIRO_LF1 chromosome 4, AGI_CSIRO_Lferr_CH_V1, whole genome shotgun sequence:
- the LOC132051723 gene encoding rab GTPase-activating protein 22-like isoform X1 — MKALRRSQTSSSSNSPSPSSSSPSSSAVTSSSSSSSWIHLRSVLFVVASSSPAYCSSSDGRCMNRRASTYCKPHQSKIIPMQKPIERGHLKSPWSRRKRKHVLAPLRWRSFFTPDGKLRNGGVKFLKKVRSGGVDPSIRAEVWPFLLGVYELESSKKERDAIRKRNRKEYERLRRKCCQLLRCSETFKMRVAGGIGSNGDSGNLMEGMDFPDYEDVVSALESLSSGERSPFVEDSENQAGVMFDEFSSSKRAMEPHDVSDSESSDSDSSADHDASHTFLSVRSVYENTTEVHSKDSSPSKTVQPEPCNAEDFATWQRIIRVDAVRANEEWIAYSTPQAGVVSDGQARCSAQAVGLKDYDHLEPSRIFHAARLVAILEAYALYDPEIGYCQGMSDLLSPIITVMTEDHEAFWCFVGFMRKARHNFRLDEVGIRRQLKIISKIIKHKDSHLYRHLEKLQAEDCFFVYRMVVVLFRRELTFEQTLCLWEVMWADQAAIRAGIGKSAWSRIRQRAPPTDDLLLYAIAASVLQRRKQITEKYSSMDEILKECNNMAGHLDVWKLLDDAHDLVVTLHDKI, encoded by the exons ATGAAAGCTCTAAGACGAAGTCAGACGTCGTCATCATCAAATTCACCGTCACCGTCTTCATCTTCACCGTCATCGTCGGCGGTGacgtcatcatcatcgtcatcttCGTGGATACATTTGAGATCAGTTTTATTTGTTGTTGCTTCTTCCTCACCAGCTTACTGTTCTTCATCTGATGG AAGATGTATGAATAGGCGCGCATCTACTTATTGCAAACCACACCAGTCAAAGATAATACCTATGCAGAAGCCTATCGAGAG AGGTCATCTCAAATCACCATGGTCTCGTAGAAAGAGAAAACATGTCCTTGCACCCCTGCGGTGGAGAAGTTTTTTTACCCCTGATGGAAAGCTTCGTAATGGAGGAGTTAAATTTCTAAAGAAAGTTCGAAGCGGG GGAGTTGATCCTAGCATCAGGGCAGAGGTTTGGCCTTTTCTCCTCGGAGT CTATGAATTGGAGAgttccaaaaaagaaagagatgcTATAAGAAAAAGGAACAG AAAGGAATATGAGAGACTGCGGAGGAAGTGCTGCCAACTACTGAGATGCAGTGAAACCTTTAAAATGAGAGTGGCGGGTGGAATTGGAAGCAATGGAGACAGTGGAAATCTCATGGAAGGGATGGATTTCCCCGATTATGAAGATGTTGTCAGTGCCCTGGAATCCCTCTCTAGTGGGGAGAGGAGCCCATTTGTTGAGGATTCAGAGAATCAGGCGGGTGTAATGTTTGATGAATTTTCCAGTTCCAAACGAGCCATGGAGCCACATGATGTCTCTGACTCTGAGTCGTCAGATTCTGATTCCTCTGCAGATCATGATGCCAGTCACACTTTCCTCTCTGTAAGAAGCGTGTATGAGAATACAACCGAAGTGCATTCTAAGGACTCTTCTCCTTCAAAGACTGTCCAGCCAGAGCCCTGCAATGCAGAAGATTTTGCTACATGGCAACGAATAATCAGGGTTGACGCAGTTCGTGCTAATGAAGAATGGATAGCATATTCCACACCCCAGGCTGGAGTAGTATCAGATGGCCAGGCACGCTGTTCTGCGCAGGCCGTTggattgaaggactatgatcaCCTAGAGCCCTCAAGGATCTTCCATGCTGCTCGGTTAGTTGCCATCCTTGAAGCCTATGCGCTTTATGACCCTGAAATTGGTTATTGCCAGGGAATGAGTGATTTGCTTTCACCAATAATTACTGTGATGACAGAGGACCATGAAGCTTTTTGGTGCTTCGTTGGTTTCATGAGGAAGGCTCGACATAACTTCAGGCTTGATGAGGTTGGAATTAGGAGGCAACTAAAAATTATTTCTAAGATTATCAAACATAAGGATTCACATCTCTATAGACACTTAGAGAAGCTCCAAGCAGAGGATTGCTTTTTTGTGTACAGGATGGTGGTAGTGCTCTTCAGGAGGGAATTAACTTTTGAGCAAACACTCTGCCTATGGGAGGTAATGTGGGCAGATCAGGCAGCTATTAGGGCTGGGATTGGGAAGTCTGCATGGAGTAGGATTAGGCAGCGTGCCCCACCAACAGATGATCTTTTGCTTTATGCAATTGCAGCATCTGTATTACAGAGGAGGAAACAAATCACTGAGAAGTATAGTAGCATGGATGAAATTTTAAAGGAGTGCAATAACATGGCTGGTCATCTTGATGTATGGAAGCTACTAGATGATGCCCATGATTTGGTGGTCACTCTTCATGACAAGATATAG
- the LOC132051723 gene encoding rab GTPase-activating protein 22-like isoform X2, producing MKALRRSQTSSSSNSPSPSSSSPSSSAVTSSSSSSSWIHLRSVLFVVASSSPAYCSSSDGGHLKSPWSRRKRKHVLAPLRWRSFFTPDGKLRNGGVKFLKKVRSGGVDPSIRAEVWPFLLGVYELESSKKERDAIRKRNRKEYERLRRKCCQLLRCSETFKMRVAGGIGSNGDSGNLMEGMDFPDYEDVVSALESLSSGERSPFVEDSENQAGVMFDEFSSSKRAMEPHDVSDSESSDSDSSADHDASHTFLSVRSVYENTTEVHSKDSSPSKTVQPEPCNAEDFATWQRIIRVDAVRANEEWIAYSTPQAGVVSDGQARCSAQAVGLKDYDHLEPSRIFHAARLVAILEAYALYDPEIGYCQGMSDLLSPIITVMTEDHEAFWCFVGFMRKARHNFRLDEVGIRRQLKIISKIIKHKDSHLYRHLEKLQAEDCFFVYRMVVVLFRRELTFEQTLCLWEVMWADQAAIRAGIGKSAWSRIRQRAPPTDDLLLYAIAASVLQRRKQITEKYSSMDEILKECNNMAGHLDVWKLLDDAHDLVVTLHDKI from the exons ATGAAAGCTCTAAGACGAAGTCAGACGTCGTCATCATCAAATTCACCGTCACCGTCTTCATCTTCACCGTCATCGTCGGCGGTGacgtcatcatcatcgtcatcttCGTGGATACATTTGAGATCAGTTTTATTTGTTGTTGCTTCTTCCTCACCAGCTTACTGTTCTTCATCTGATGG AGGTCATCTCAAATCACCATGGTCTCGTAGAAAGAGAAAACATGTCCTTGCACCCCTGCGGTGGAGAAGTTTTTTTACCCCTGATGGAAAGCTTCGTAATGGAGGAGTTAAATTTCTAAAGAAAGTTCGAAGCGGG GGAGTTGATCCTAGCATCAGGGCAGAGGTTTGGCCTTTTCTCCTCGGAGT CTATGAATTGGAGAgttccaaaaaagaaagagatgcTATAAGAAAAAGGAACAG AAAGGAATATGAGAGACTGCGGAGGAAGTGCTGCCAACTACTGAGATGCAGTGAAACCTTTAAAATGAGAGTGGCGGGTGGAATTGGAAGCAATGGAGACAGTGGAAATCTCATGGAAGGGATGGATTTCCCCGATTATGAAGATGTTGTCAGTGCCCTGGAATCCCTCTCTAGTGGGGAGAGGAGCCCATTTGTTGAGGATTCAGAGAATCAGGCGGGTGTAATGTTTGATGAATTTTCCAGTTCCAAACGAGCCATGGAGCCACATGATGTCTCTGACTCTGAGTCGTCAGATTCTGATTCCTCTGCAGATCATGATGCCAGTCACACTTTCCTCTCTGTAAGAAGCGTGTATGAGAATACAACCGAAGTGCATTCTAAGGACTCTTCTCCTTCAAAGACTGTCCAGCCAGAGCCCTGCAATGCAGAAGATTTTGCTACATGGCAACGAATAATCAGGGTTGACGCAGTTCGTGCTAATGAAGAATGGATAGCATATTCCACACCCCAGGCTGGAGTAGTATCAGATGGCCAGGCACGCTGTTCTGCGCAGGCCGTTggattgaaggactatgatcaCCTAGAGCCCTCAAGGATCTTCCATGCTGCTCGGTTAGTTGCCATCCTTGAAGCCTATGCGCTTTATGACCCTGAAATTGGTTATTGCCAGGGAATGAGTGATTTGCTTTCACCAATAATTACTGTGATGACAGAGGACCATGAAGCTTTTTGGTGCTTCGTTGGTTTCATGAGGAAGGCTCGACATAACTTCAGGCTTGATGAGGTTGGAATTAGGAGGCAACTAAAAATTATTTCTAAGATTATCAAACATAAGGATTCACATCTCTATAGACACTTAGAGAAGCTCCAAGCAGAGGATTGCTTTTTTGTGTACAGGATGGTGGTAGTGCTCTTCAGGAGGGAATTAACTTTTGAGCAAACACTCTGCCTATGGGAGGTAATGTGGGCAGATCAGGCAGCTATTAGGGCTGGGATTGGGAAGTCTGCATGGAGTAGGATTAGGCAGCGTGCCCCACCAACAGATGATCTTTTGCTTTATGCAATTGCAGCATCTGTATTACAGAGGAGGAAACAAATCACTGAGAAGTATAGTAGCATGGATGAAATTTTAAAGGAGTGCAATAACATGGCTGGTCATCTTGATGTATGGAAGCTACTAGATGATGCCCATGATTTGGTGGTCACTCTTCATGACAAGATATAG
- the LOC132051723 gene encoding rab GTPase-activating protein 22-like isoform X3 has product MNRRASTYCKPHQSKIIPMQKPIERGHLKSPWSRRKRKHVLAPLRWRSFFTPDGKLRNGGVKFLKKVRSGGVDPSIRAEVWPFLLGVYELESSKKERDAIRKRNRKEYERLRRKCCQLLRCSETFKMRVAGGIGSNGDSGNLMEGMDFPDYEDVVSALESLSSGERSPFVEDSENQAGVMFDEFSSSKRAMEPHDVSDSESSDSDSSADHDASHTFLSVRSVYENTTEVHSKDSSPSKTVQPEPCNAEDFATWQRIIRVDAVRANEEWIAYSTPQAGVVSDGQARCSAQAVGLKDYDHLEPSRIFHAARLVAILEAYALYDPEIGYCQGMSDLLSPIITVMTEDHEAFWCFVGFMRKARHNFRLDEVGIRRQLKIISKIIKHKDSHLYRHLEKLQAEDCFFVYRMVVVLFRRELTFEQTLCLWEVMWADQAAIRAGIGKSAWSRIRQRAPPTDDLLLYAIAASVLQRRKQITEKYSSMDEILKECNNMAGHLDVWKLLDDAHDLVVTLHDKI; this is encoded by the exons ATGAATAGGCGCGCATCTACTTATTGCAAACCACACCAGTCAAAGATAATACCTATGCAGAAGCCTATCGAGAG AGGTCATCTCAAATCACCATGGTCTCGTAGAAAGAGAAAACATGTCCTTGCACCCCTGCGGTGGAGAAGTTTTTTTACCCCTGATGGAAAGCTTCGTAATGGAGGAGTTAAATTTCTAAAGAAAGTTCGAAGCGGG GGAGTTGATCCTAGCATCAGGGCAGAGGTTTGGCCTTTTCTCCTCGGAGT CTATGAATTGGAGAgttccaaaaaagaaagagatgcTATAAGAAAAAGGAACAG AAAGGAATATGAGAGACTGCGGAGGAAGTGCTGCCAACTACTGAGATGCAGTGAAACCTTTAAAATGAGAGTGGCGGGTGGAATTGGAAGCAATGGAGACAGTGGAAATCTCATGGAAGGGATGGATTTCCCCGATTATGAAGATGTTGTCAGTGCCCTGGAATCCCTCTCTAGTGGGGAGAGGAGCCCATTTGTTGAGGATTCAGAGAATCAGGCGGGTGTAATGTTTGATGAATTTTCCAGTTCCAAACGAGCCATGGAGCCACATGATGTCTCTGACTCTGAGTCGTCAGATTCTGATTCCTCTGCAGATCATGATGCCAGTCACACTTTCCTCTCTGTAAGAAGCGTGTATGAGAATACAACCGAAGTGCATTCTAAGGACTCTTCTCCTTCAAAGACTGTCCAGCCAGAGCCCTGCAATGCAGAAGATTTTGCTACATGGCAACGAATAATCAGGGTTGACGCAGTTCGTGCTAATGAAGAATGGATAGCATATTCCACACCCCAGGCTGGAGTAGTATCAGATGGCCAGGCACGCTGTTCTGCGCAGGCCGTTggattgaaggactatgatcaCCTAGAGCCCTCAAGGATCTTCCATGCTGCTCGGTTAGTTGCCATCCTTGAAGCCTATGCGCTTTATGACCCTGAAATTGGTTATTGCCAGGGAATGAGTGATTTGCTTTCACCAATAATTACTGTGATGACAGAGGACCATGAAGCTTTTTGGTGCTTCGTTGGTTTCATGAGGAAGGCTCGACATAACTTCAGGCTTGATGAGGTTGGAATTAGGAGGCAACTAAAAATTATTTCTAAGATTATCAAACATAAGGATTCACATCTCTATAGACACTTAGAGAAGCTCCAAGCAGAGGATTGCTTTTTTGTGTACAGGATGGTGGTAGTGCTCTTCAGGAGGGAATTAACTTTTGAGCAAACACTCTGCCTATGGGAGGTAATGTGGGCAGATCAGGCAGCTATTAGGGCTGGGATTGGGAAGTCTGCATGGAGTAGGATTAGGCAGCGTGCCCCACCAACAGATGATCTTTTGCTTTATGCAATTGCAGCATCTGTATTACAGAGGAGGAAACAAATCACTGAGAAGTATAGTAGCATGGATGAAATTTTAAAGGAGTGCAATAACATGGCTGGTCATCTTGATGTATGGAAGCTACTAGATGATGCCCATGATTTGGTGGTCACTCTTCATGACAAGATATAG